The following are from one region of the Cyanobium gracile PCC 6307 genome:
- the dnaK gene encoding molecular chaperone DnaK, whose product MGKVVGIDLGTTNSCVAVMEGGKPTVIANAEGFRTTPSVVAYTKNQDKLVGQIAKRQAVMNPENTFYSVKRFIGRRVDEVNEESKEVSYGVEKAGANVKIKCPVLSKQFAPEEISAEVLRKLAEDAGKYLGETVTQAVITVPAYFNDSQRQATKDAGKIAGLEVLRIINEPTAAALAYGLDRKSNERILVFDLGGGTFDVSVLEVGDGVFEVLSTSGDTHLGGDDFDKVIVDHLADSFKANEGIDLRQDKQALQRLTEAAEKAKIELSSATQAEINLPFITATPEGPKHLDLTLTRAKFEELASKLIDRCRVPVEQALKDAKLSTSELDEIVMVGGSTRIPAVLELVKRITNKTPNQTVNPDEVVAVGAAIQGGVLAGEVKDILLLDVTPLSLGVETLGGVMTKMITRNTTIPTKKSEVYSTAVDGQTNVEIHVLQGEREMASDNKSLGTFRLDGIPPAPRGVPQIEVTFDIDANGILSVTAKDKGSGKEQSISITGASTLSDNEVDKMVKDAEANAAADKEKREKIDLKNQAETLIYQAEKQLGELGDKVAAEDKAKVEGFAKDLKEALEKDDSPAIKASLEELQKALYAAGASVYQQAGAEGAAAGAAPGGNGNGTASAADDVIDAEFTESK is encoded by the coding sequence ATGGGCAAGGTCGTCGGTATTGACCTCGGCACCACGAACAGCTGCGTCGCCGTGATGGAGGGCGGCAAGCCCACGGTGATCGCCAACGCCGAGGGCTTCCGCACGACGCCGTCGGTGGTGGCCTACACGAAGAACCAGGACAAGCTGGTCGGACAGATCGCCAAGCGCCAGGCGGTCATGAATCCGGAGAACACCTTCTATTCCGTCAAGCGCTTCATCGGCCGTCGGGTGGATGAGGTCAACGAGGAGTCGAAGGAAGTCAGCTACGGCGTCGAGAAGGCCGGCGCCAACGTCAAGATCAAGTGCCCGGTGCTCAGCAAGCAGTTCGCCCCTGAGGAGATCTCGGCCGAAGTGCTGCGCAAGCTGGCCGAGGACGCCGGCAAGTACCTGGGCGAAACCGTCACCCAGGCGGTGATCACCGTTCCGGCCTACTTCAACGATTCCCAGCGGCAGGCCACCAAGGACGCCGGCAAGATTGCCGGCCTTGAGGTGCTGCGCATCATCAACGAGCCCACGGCCGCGGCCCTGGCCTACGGCCTGGATCGCAAGAGCAACGAGCGCATCCTCGTCTTCGACCTCGGCGGCGGCACCTTCGACGTCTCCGTGCTGGAAGTGGGCGATGGCGTCTTCGAGGTGCTCTCCACCAGCGGTGACACCCACCTGGGCGGCGACGACTTCGACAAGGTGATCGTTGATCACCTGGCCGACAGCTTCAAGGCCAACGAGGGCATCGACCTGCGCCAGGACAAGCAGGCCCTGCAGCGCCTCACCGAGGCGGCTGAGAAGGCCAAGATCGAACTCTCCAGTGCCACCCAGGCCGAGATCAATCTGCCCTTCATCACCGCCACCCCCGAAGGTCCCAAGCACCTCGACCTCACCCTCACCCGGGCCAAGTTCGAGGAGCTGGCTTCCAAGCTGATCGACCGCTGCCGGGTGCCGGTGGAACAGGCGCTCAAGGACGCCAAGCTCTCCACCAGCGAGCTCGACGAGATCGTCATGGTGGGCGGCTCCACCCGCATCCCCGCCGTGCTGGAGCTGGTCAAGCGGATCACCAACAAGACCCCCAACCAGACCGTCAACCCCGATGAGGTGGTGGCGGTGGGTGCCGCGATCCAGGGCGGTGTGCTGGCCGGCGAGGTGAAGGACATCCTGTTGCTCGATGTCACCCCCCTCTCCCTGGGTGTGGAGACCCTCGGCGGCGTGATGACCAAGATGATCACCCGCAACACCACCATCCCCACCAAGAAGTCGGAGGTGTACTCCACGGCCGTCGACGGGCAGACGAACGTGGAGATCCACGTGCTGCAGGGCGAGCGTGAGATGGCCTCCGACAACAAGTCGCTCGGCACCTTCCGCCTCGACGGCATCCCCCCGGCCCCCCGGGGTGTGCCCCAGATCGAGGTCACCTTCGACATCGACGCCAACGGCATCCTCAGCGTCACCGCCAAGGACAAGGGCAGCGGCAAGGAGCAGAGCATCTCGATCACCGGCGCCTCCACCCTCAGCGACAACGAAGTCGACAAGATGGTGAAGGATGCGGAGGCCAACGCCGCGGCCGACAAGGAGAAGCGTGAGAAGATCGACCTGAAGAACCAGGCCGAGACGCTCATCTACCAGGCCGAGAAGCAGCTGGGCGAACTGGGCGACAAGGTGGCCGCCGAGGACAAGGCCAAGGTTGAGGGCTTTGCCAAGGACCTCAAGGAGGCCCTCGAGAAGGACGACTCCCCGGCCATCAAGGCCAGCCTCGAGGAGCTGCAGAAAGCCCTCTATGCCGCCGGTGCCTCCGTGTACCAGCAGGCCGGGGCCGAGGGTGCCGCCGCCGGCGCCGCCCCCGGTGGCAATGGCAACGGCACCGCCTCGGCCGCCGATGACGTCATCGACGCCGAGTTCACCGAGAGCAAGTGA
- a CDS encoding NAD(P)/FAD-dependent oxidoreductase, giving the protein MASSGTSVIVIGGGIVGLACAWWLQGRGHTVLLIDGAGPGEGPGRSGSLAALGVLMADSFHRDRGRAWELRQRSLELWTRWRHELAERGHPIPYRSGVLLLAAEGDEEERLAALGARKRALGLPLEPWDRRRLEQLEPGLPQPCLAGLHSGRDGQLDPGSALAALAADGRQRGLTVRAEAAVALRPDGGGWRVDLAGGGAERAAWVVLAAGSASGPLVETAAGVPAGGDGGRRLLEPVLGQALELELDTPLLTHWPGAVVWRGVNLVPRPDLEGGRRLWLGATLEPGREADPDQLSGLRDLGGAAPEWLREARVVRRWQGLRPRPLGRPAPLLEQPAPGLLLASGHYRNGILLAPASAAWAAEQIEARPTDG; this is encoded by the coding sequence TTGGCGTCTTCCGGCACCTCCGTCATCGTGATTGGAGGGGGCATCGTGGGTCTGGCCTGCGCCTGGTGGCTCCAGGGCCGCGGCCACACGGTGCTGTTGATTGATGGCGCCGGCCCGGGCGAGGGCCCCGGGCGCAGCGGCAGCCTGGCCGCCCTCGGGGTGCTGATGGCCGACAGCTTCCACCGCGACCGGGGCCGGGCCTGGGAGCTGCGTCAGCGCAGCCTGGAGCTCTGGACCCGGTGGCGCCACGAGCTGGCCGAACGGGGGCATCCGATCCCCTACCGCTCCGGGGTGCTGCTGCTGGCGGCCGAAGGGGACGAGGAGGAACGGCTCGCGGCGCTGGGTGCCCGCAAGCGGGCCCTGGGCCTGCCCCTGGAGCCCTGGGACCGGCGGCGGCTGGAGCAGCTCGAGCCCGGCCTGCCCCAGCCCTGCCTGGCGGGGCTCCACTCCGGCCGCGACGGCCAGCTGGATCCGGGATCGGCCCTGGCGGCCCTGGCGGCGGACGGCCGGCAACGGGGCCTGACCGTGCGGGCGGAGGCGGCCGTGGCCCTACGGCCCGATGGCGGCGGCTGGCGGGTGGACCTGGCCGGGGGCGGCGCGGAGCGGGCGGCGTGGGTGGTGCTGGCGGCGGGGAGCGCCAGCGGCCCGCTGGTGGAGACGGCCGCGGGGGTGCCCGCCGGGGGGGACGGTGGCCGCCGGCTGCTGGAGCCGGTGCTGGGCCAGGCCCTGGAGCTGGAGCTGGACACCCCGCTCCTGACCCACTGGCCCGGGGCGGTGGTGTGGCGGGGCGTCAACCTGGTGCCCCGTCCCGACCTGGAGGGGGGCCGACGCCTGTGGCTGGGGGCGACCCTGGAGCCGGGCCGCGAGGCCGACCCGGACCAGCTCAGCGGGCTGCGGGACCTGGGGGGGGCGGCACCGGAGTGGCTGCGGGAGGCACGGGTGGTGCGCCGCTGGCAGGGCCTGCGCCCCCGCCCCCTCGGCCGGCCGGCCCCCCTGCTGGAGCAGCCGGCCCCGGGGCTGCTGCTGGCGAGTGGCCACTACCGCAACGGCATCCTGCTGGCGCCGGCCAGCGCCGCCTGGGCGGCCGAGCAGATCGAGGCCCGCCCCACCGACGGCTGA
- the purU gene encoding formyltetrahydrofolate deformylase has translation MRSPTAILQLICPDRPGLVSELSGWVAANGGNILHADHHTDAGAGLFLSRIEWALEGFGLPREAIVPAVAALAGRLGGEGHVHVSDALPRVAIFASRQDHCLVDLLWRTRSGELPMQVPLVVSNHPDLEALAVDFGARFVHLPITAATRAEVEQAQLALLEAEGIELVVLAKYMQVLSPAFLARFSQVINIHHSFLPAFQGAQPYHRAWERGVKLIGATAHFVTEELDGGPIIEQATMHVGHRDEVEDLIRKGRDTERLALARAVRLFLRRQVMVYRGRTAVFD, from the coding sequence ATGCGTTCCCCCACGGCGATCCTGCAGCTGATCTGCCCCGATCGGCCAGGGCTGGTGAGCGAACTCTCGGGCTGGGTGGCCGCCAACGGCGGCAACATCCTCCATGCCGACCACCACACCGATGCGGGGGCGGGGCTGTTCCTGAGCCGGATCGAATGGGCCCTGGAGGGGTTCGGCCTGCCCCGTGAGGCGATCGTTCCGGCCGTGGCGGCCCTGGCGGGGCGCCTCGGCGGCGAGGGCCATGTGCATGTCTCCGATGCCCTGCCCAGGGTGGCGATCTTCGCCAGCCGCCAGGACCACTGCCTGGTGGACCTGCTCTGGCGCACCCGCTCCGGCGAGCTGCCGATGCAGGTGCCCCTGGTGGTGTCCAACCACCCGGATCTGGAGGCGCTGGCGGTCGATTTCGGCGCCCGCTTCGTGCATCTGCCGATCACGGCGGCCACCCGGGCGGAGGTGGAGCAGGCCCAGCTGGCCCTGCTGGAGGCGGAAGGGATCGAGCTGGTGGTGCTGGCCAAGTACATGCAGGTGCTGAGCCCCGCCTTCCTGGCCCGCTTCTCCCAGGTGATCAACATCCACCACTCCTTCCTGCCGGCCTTCCAGGGGGCCCAGCCGTACCACCGGGCCTGGGAGCGGGGGGTCAAGCTGATCGGCGCCACCGCCCACTTCGTCACCGAGGAGCTGGACGGGGGGCCGATCATCGAGCAGGCCACCATGCACGTGGGCCACCGCGACGAGGTGGAGGACCTAATCCGCAAGGGCCGCGACACCGAACGGCTGGCCCTGGCCCGGGCGGTGCGCCTGTTTCTGCGGCGACAGGTGATGGTCTACCGGGGCCGGACCGCCGTGTTTGATTGA